A window from Mangifera indica cultivar Alphonso chromosome 2, CATAS_Mindica_2.1, whole genome shotgun sequence encodes these proteins:
- the LOC123208360 gene encoding protein DETOXIFICATION 24-like isoform X2 has translation MDDGVEERLLVAEENGSSHLKSRIWKETKLIWRIAFPAIITRVTSFGLIVVTQSFLGHVDEIDLAAYALVQSIILRFFGGIILGMSSATETLCGQAFGAGHYHMMGVFLQRSWIVDGVTATILLPIFIFTKPILKLLGQNEEIAEASGSISLWLIPFVYNFVFGMTIQMFLQAQLKNMVIGWLSSISFPLHVLLSWLFVSKLGLGVGGAMASLNISAWSVVIGEFVYIFGGWCPHSWKGFTTAAFTDIFPVIKLSLSSGVMLCLELWYYSILVLLAGYLKNATVAISAFSICLNVSGLQFMICLGFLTASCVRVSNELGGGNAKAAKFSIKVITMTSTFFGVLLFVLCLAFGRQLSYLFSTSEEIADAISELSVFLAFSVLLNSIQSVLSGVAVGAGFQGVVAFINLGSYYLIGIPVGYLLGYVLNHGVKSDVLKN, from the exons ATGGATGATGGAGTGGAAGAAAGGCTTCTGGTCGCAGAAGAAAATGGTAGCAGTCATCTAAAATCCAGGATTTGGAAGGAAACGAAACTCATTTGGCGGATCGCGTTTCCTGCAATAATTACAAGAGTGACAAGTTTTGGACTTATCGTTGTGACGCAAAGCTTTCTTGGACATGTTGATGAAATAGATCTAGCTGCATACGCACTCGTTCAGAGCATTATTCTGCGCTTTTTCGGTGGAATAATA CTGGGAATGTCAAGTGCAACAGAAACATTATGTGGGCAAGCATTTGGAGCCGGGCATTATCACATGATGGGCGTTTTCTTGCAACGATCATGGATAGTTGATGGTGTAACAGCGACAATTTTGCTCCCAATCTTCATTTTCACGAAGCCAATTTTAAAACTACTTGGGCAGAATGAAGAAATAGCAGAAGCTAGTGGCTCCATATCTCTATGGTTGATTCCATTTGTATATAACTTTGTATTTGGTATGACCATCCAAATGTTCTTACAAGCACAACTCAAAAATATGGTAATTGGATGGCtatcttcaatttcttttccaCTTCACGTGCTTTTATCGTGGTTGTTTGTGAGCAAACTTGGGTTAGGGGTTGGTGGTGCAATGGCCTCACTCAATATATCAGCTTGGTCTGTGGTTATTGGAGAGTTTGTGTACATTTTTGGTGGTTGGTGTCCTCATTCTTGGAAAGGATTTACTACAGCTGCCTTCACTGATATCTTCCCTGTTATAAAGCTCTCTCTATCCTCCGGTGTGATGCTCTG CTTGGAGCTCTGGTACTACTCAATCCTAGTCTTATTGGCTGGTTACCTGAAAAATGCTACCGTCGCTATATCTGCTTTCTCTATTTG CCTCAATGTGAGTGGACTTCAATTTATGATCTGCCTCGGCTTCCTTACTGCTTCATG tgttaGGGTGTCAAATGAGTTGGGAGGTGGAAACGCTAAAGCagcaaaattttccattaaagtTATAACGATGACCTCCACATTTTTTGGAGTGTTACTTTTTGTCCTTTGTTTGGCCTTTGGTCGTCAACTTTCATATTTGTTCAGTACTAGTGAAGAAATTGCAGACGCTATATCAGAATTATCCGTTTTCCTTGCTTTCTCAGTTTTGCTTAACAGTATTCAGTCAGTTCTTTCAG GTGTGGCTGTAGGTGCTGGATTTCAAGGTGTGGTTGCATTTATTAACTTGGGAAGCTACTACTTGATCGGAATTCCAGTAGGATACTTGCTGGGATATGTGCTGAATCATGGAGTTAAG TCCGATGTGTTAAAAAACTGA
- the LOC123208360 gene encoding protein DETOXIFICATION 24-like isoform X3 codes for MSSATETLCGQAFGAGHYHMMGVFLQRSWIVDGVTATILLPIFIFTKPILKLLGQNEEIAEASGSISLWLIPFVYNFVFGMTIQMFLQAQLKNMVIGWLSSISFPLHVLLSWLFVSKLGLGVGGAMASLNISAWSVVIGEFVYIFGGWCPHSWKGFTTAAFTDIFPVIKLSLSSGVMLCLELWYYSILVLLAGYLKNATVAISAFSICLNVSGLQFMICLGFLTASCVRVSNELGGGNAKAAKFSIKVITMTSTFFGVLLFVLCLAFGRQLSYLFSTSEEIADAISELSVFLAFSVLLNSIQSVLSGVAVGAGFQGVVAFINLGSYYLIGIPVGYLLGYVLNHGVKGLWVGLLVGVALQTIILSYVVWRTDWDEQADKAFKRINRWLLKPAEESNQSSIGSISESGD; via the exons ATGTCAAGTGCAACAGAAACATTATGTGGGCAAGCATTTGGAGCCGGGCATTATCACATGATGGGCGTTTTCTTGCAACGATCATGGATAGTTGATGGTGTAACAGCGACAATTTTGCTCCCAATCTTCATTTTCACGAAGCCAATTTTAAAACTACTTGGGCAGAATGAAGAAATAGCAGAAGCTAGTGGCTCCATATCTCTATGGTTGATTCCATTTGTATATAACTTTGTATTTGGTATGACCATCCAAATGTTCTTACAAGCACAACTCAAAAATATGGTAATTGGATGGCtatcttcaatttcttttccaCTTCACGTGCTTTTATCGTGGTTGTTTGTGAGCAAACTTGGGTTAGGGGTTGGTGGTGCAATGGCCTCACTCAATATATCAGCTTGGTCTGTGGTTATTGGAGAGTTTGTGTACATTTTTGGTGGTTGGTGTCCTCATTCTTGGAAAGGATTTACTACAGCTGCCTTCACTGATATCTTCCCTGTTATAAAGCTCTCTCTATCCTCCGGTGTGATGCTCTG CTTGGAGCTCTGGTACTACTCAATCCTAGTCTTATTGGCTGGTTACCTGAAAAATGCTACCGTCGCTATATCTGCTTTCTCTATTTG CCTCAATGTGAGTGGACTTCAATTTATGATCTGCCTCGGCTTCCTTACTGCTTCATG tgttaGGGTGTCAAATGAGTTGGGAGGTGGAAACGCTAAAGCagcaaaattttccattaaagtTATAACGATGACCTCCACATTTTTTGGAGTGTTACTTTTTGTCCTTTGTTTGGCCTTTGGTCGTCAACTTTCATATTTGTTCAGTACTAGTGAAGAAATTGCAGACGCTATATCAGAATTATCCGTTTTCCTTGCTTTCTCAGTTTTGCTTAACAGTATTCAGTCAGTTCTTTCAG GTGTGGCTGTAGGTGCTGGATTTCAAGGTGTGGTTGCATTTATTAACTTGGGAAGCTACTACTTGATCGGAATTCCAGTAGGATACTTGCTGGGATATGTGCTGAATCATGGAGTTAAG GGCTTGTGGGTTGGATTATTGGTCGGTGTGGCATTGCAAACAATTATTCTTTCATACGTTGTTTGGAGGACAGATTGGGATGAGCAG GCTGACAAAGCATTCAAACGCATAAATCGATGGCTTCTAAAACCAGCAGAAGAATCTAATCAGAGCTCTATTGGTTCTATTTCTGAAAGTGGAGATTAA
- the LOC123208360 gene encoding protein DETOXIFICATION 24-like isoform X1 — protein sequence MDDGVEERLLVAEENGSSHLKSRIWKETKLIWRIAFPAIITRVTSFGLIVVTQSFLGHVDEIDLAAYALVQSIILRFFGGIILGMSSATETLCGQAFGAGHYHMMGVFLQRSWIVDGVTATILLPIFIFTKPILKLLGQNEEIAEASGSISLWLIPFVYNFVFGMTIQMFLQAQLKNMVIGWLSSISFPLHVLLSWLFVSKLGLGVGGAMASLNISAWSVVIGEFVYIFGGWCPHSWKGFTTAAFTDIFPVIKLSLSSGVMLCLELWYYSILVLLAGYLKNATVAISAFSICLNVSGLQFMICLGFLTASCVRVSNELGGGNAKAAKFSIKVITMTSTFFGVLLFVLCLAFGRQLSYLFSTSEEIADAISELSVFLAFSVLLNSIQSVLSGVAVGAGFQGVVAFINLGSYYLIGIPVGYLLGYVLNHGVKGLWVGLLVGVALQTIILSYVVWRTDWDEQADKAFKRINRWLLKPAEESNQSSIGSISESGD from the exons ATGGATGATGGAGTGGAAGAAAGGCTTCTGGTCGCAGAAGAAAATGGTAGCAGTCATCTAAAATCCAGGATTTGGAAGGAAACGAAACTCATTTGGCGGATCGCGTTTCCTGCAATAATTACAAGAGTGACAAGTTTTGGACTTATCGTTGTGACGCAAAGCTTTCTTGGACATGTTGATGAAATAGATCTAGCTGCATACGCACTCGTTCAGAGCATTATTCTGCGCTTTTTCGGTGGAATAATA CTGGGAATGTCAAGTGCAACAGAAACATTATGTGGGCAAGCATTTGGAGCCGGGCATTATCACATGATGGGCGTTTTCTTGCAACGATCATGGATAGTTGATGGTGTAACAGCGACAATTTTGCTCCCAATCTTCATTTTCACGAAGCCAATTTTAAAACTACTTGGGCAGAATGAAGAAATAGCAGAAGCTAGTGGCTCCATATCTCTATGGTTGATTCCATTTGTATATAACTTTGTATTTGGTATGACCATCCAAATGTTCTTACAAGCACAACTCAAAAATATGGTAATTGGATGGCtatcttcaatttcttttccaCTTCACGTGCTTTTATCGTGGTTGTTTGTGAGCAAACTTGGGTTAGGGGTTGGTGGTGCAATGGCCTCACTCAATATATCAGCTTGGTCTGTGGTTATTGGAGAGTTTGTGTACATTTTTGGTGGTTGGTGTCCTCATTCTTGGAAAGGATTTACTACAGCTGCCTTCACTGATATCTTCCCTGTTATAAAGCTCTCTCTATCCTCCGGTGTGATGCTCTG CTTGGAGCTCTGGTACTACTCAATCCTAGTCTTATTGGCTGGTTACCTGAAAAATGCTACCGTCGCTATATCTGCTTTCTCTATTTG CCTCAATGTGAGTGGACTTCAATTTATGATCTGCCTCGGCTTCCTTACTGCTTCATG tgttaGGGTGTCAAATGAGTTGGGAGGTGGAAACGCTAAAGCagcaaaattttccattaaagtTATAACGATGACCTCCACATTTTTTGGAGTGTTACTTTTTGTCCTTTGTTTGGCCTTTGGTCGTCAACTTTCATATTTGTTCAGTACTAGTGAAGAAATTGCAGACGCTATATCAGAATTATCCGTTTTCCTTGCTTTCTCAGTTTTGCTTAACAGTATTCAGTCAGTTCTTTCAG GTGTGGCTGTAGGTGCTGGATTTCAAGGTGTGGTTGCATTTATTAACTTGGGAAGCTACTACTTGATCGGAATTCCAGTAGGATACTTGCTGGGATATGTGCTGAATCATGGAGTTAAG GGCTTGTGGGTTGGATTATTGGTCGGTGTGGCATTGCAAACAATTATTCTTTCATACGTTGTTTGGAGGACAGATTGGGATGAGCAG GCTGACAAAGCATTCAAACGCATAAATCGATGGCTTCTAAAACCAGCAGAAGAATCTAATCAGAGCTCTATTGGTTCTATTTCTGAAAGTGGAGATTAA